A part of Streptomyces sp. NBC_01451 genomic DNA contains:
- a CDS encoding DUF5304 domain-containing protein, producing the protein MSEERPMSDAARGHTADEAPYETPVSDADAWAKACAEDLEAEKARRRARYGPPPASAAEELRKLVDAVSEKLSSLQSPLLGAVAQGTAQQVVQQVVQQAKAAVEPVIERNPDVFDHLAAAGNELLAAYRSAVVSQERRWTTREADRAKNRGEDRGDGTGSGERIDLD; encoded by the coding sequence ATGAGCGAAGAGCGCCCCATGTCCGACGCCGCTCGGGGGCACACGGCCGACGAGGCACCGTACGAGACGCCCGTCTCCGACGCCGACGCGTGGGCGAAGGCCTGCGCCGAGGACCTCGAAGCGGAGAAGGCCCGCCGCCGGGCCCGGTACGGCCCGCCGCCCGCCTCCGCCGCCGAGGAACTCCGCAAGCTGGTCGACGCCGTGTCGGAGAAGCTGTCGTCCCTCCAGTCACCGCTGCTCGGCGCGGTCGCCCAGGGCACCGCCCAGCAGGTGGTGCAGCAGGTCGTCCAGCAGGCCAAGGCGGCCGTCGAACCGGTGATCGAACGCAACCCGGATGTCTTCGACCACCTGGCAGCGGCGGGCAACGAACTGCTCGCCGCCTACCGCTCGGCCGTCGTCTCCCAGGAACGCCGCTGGACGACCCGGGAGGCCGACCGCGCGAAGAACCGGGGCGAGGACCGGGGCGACGGCACCGGCTCCGGCGAGCGCATCGACCTGGACTGA
- a CDS encoding alpha/beta hydrolase — translation MPVLPGAEPYRHEGGEVGVLLCHGFTGSPQSLRPWAEYLAERGLTVSLPLLPGHGTRWEDMQLTGWQDWYAEVDRELRSLLERCTQVFVFGLSMGGALTLRLAARYGDRISGIVVVNPANKVHGLAAYALPVVRHLVPSVPGIVSDIKKEGVAEVGYPRVPLHAAHSMRNFYRLVDGELPQVTQPMLLLHSRADHVVPPADSARVLSRVSSTDVTEIVLEQSYHVATLDHDADRIFEESHAFVLRLAPAAGKGSDESKDSLGLGDQVGQQEGTATGG, via the coding sequence GTGCCGGTCCTTCCTGGAGCCGAGCCGTACCGCCATGAGGGCGGGGAGGTCGGAGTCCTCCTCTGTCACGGTTTCACCGGTTCCCCGCAGTCGTTGCGCCCCTGGGCGGAGTATCTCGCCGAGCGCGGCCTGACCGTCTCGCTGCCGCTGCTGCCCGGGCACGGCACGCGCTGGGAGGACATGCAGCTCACCGGCTGGCAGGACTGGTACGCGGAGGTGGACCGCGAGCTGCGCTCCCTGCTGGAGCGCTGCACCCAGGTGTTCGTCTTCGGCCTGTCGATGGGCGGCGCGCTGACCCTGCGGCTCGCCGCGCGGTACGGCGACCGGATCAGCGGCATCGTGGTCGTCAACCCGGCGAACAAGGTGCACGGCCTTGCCGCGTACGCCCTTCCGGTGGTGCGCCATCTGGTGCCCTCGGTGCCCGGCATCGTGAGCGACATAAAGAAGGAAGGCGTCGCCGAGGTCGGCTACCCCAGGGTTCCGCTGCACGCGGCGCACTCGATGCGGAACTTCTACCGCCTGGTCGACGGCGAGCTGCCGCAGGTCACCCAGCCGATGCTGCTGCTGCACAGCCGCGCGGACCATGTGGTGCCGCCGGCCGACTCGGCCCGGGTGCTCAGCCGGGTGTCGTCCACGGACGTGACGGAGATCGTGCTGGAACAGAGCTACCACGTCGCGACGTTGGACCATGACGCGGACCGGATCTTCGAGGAGAGCCACGCGTTCGTCCTCCGGCTCGCACCCGCGGCCGGCAAGGGGTCCGACGAGTCCAAGGACTCATTGGGGCTGGGAGACCAAGTGGGGCAGCAGGAAGGGACGGCCACGGGTGGCTGA
- the macS gene encoding MacS family sensor histidine kinase yields the protein MAVGEKAVRGSAGARRTGRPKIMRMSVEQPLWRALAGYRVLTMLYAVGFFATAYDRFQRPWVGVAYYCVLFVWTLATLPWVANAASCTKRFLTADLTVALTGILLTPLADTHERIQSGAPTLPSIWTAGSVLAFAIKGGWRWAAFASTLVAVVNLVERGTPARDTVHNVVLVWVASIAIGYVVEVARASERTLARALEIEAATRERERLARDIHDSVLQVLAMVQRRGAVLGGEAGELGRMAGEQEVALRALVSAGLVPESREPRYAEPGEPGTAVRAAGESEQDGPDAPDPVDLRTLLVPYSTSTITLSEPGAPVPLARAAAKELAAAVGAALDNVRKHAGEGARAWILVEDEPDSVVVTVRDDGPGIPEGRLAQAEGEGRLGVAQSIRGRLRDLGGDAELISVPGQGTEVELTVPKDTGTAWGKAERR from the coding sequence ATGGCCGTGGGTGAGAAGGCCGTACGCGGGAGTGCCGGGGCCCGGCGGACCGGACGTCCGAAGATCATGCGGATGTCGGTCGAGCAGCCGCTGTGGCGTGCCCTGGCCGGCTACCGGGTGCTCACGATGCTGTACGCGGTGGGGTTCTTCGCCACCGCCTACGACCGGTTCCAGCGCCCCTGGGTCGGCGTCGCCTACTACTGCGTCCTGTTCGTCTGGACCCTGGCCACTCTGCCCTGGGTCGCGAACGCGGCCAGCTGCACCAAGCGCTTCCTCACCGCCGACCTCACGGTCGCCCTCACCGGCATCCTCCTCACGCCCCTCGCCGACACCCACGAACGCATCCAGTCGGGTGCCCCGACCCTGCCGTCGATATGGACGGCCGGTTCCGTGCTGGCCTTCGCGATCAAGGGCGGCTGGCGCTGGGCGGCCTTCGCCTCGACCCTGGTCGCCGTCGTGAACCTGGTAGAGCGCGGTACCCCGGCCCGCGACACCGTCCACAACGTGGTCCTGGTGTGGGTCGCCTCCATCGCCATCGGGTACGTCGTCGAGGTCGCCCGAGCCTCCGAGCGCACCCTCGCCCGCGCCCTGGAGATCGAGGCCGCGACCCGCGAACGGGAGCGCCTCGCCCGGGACATCCACGACAGCGTCCTCCAGGTACTGGCGATGGTGCAGCGGCGCGGTGCCGTGCTCGGCGGCGAGGCCGGGGAACTGGGCCGGATGGCCGGCGAGCAGGAGGTCGCGCTGCGCGCCCTGGTCTCCGCAGGCCTCGTACCGGAGTCACGGGAGCCGCGGTACGCGGAGCCCGGCGAGCCGGGTACCGCCGTGCGTGCGGCGGGGGAGTCCGAGCAGGACGGGCCGGACGCGCCGGACCCGGTGGACCTGCGCACCCTGCTCGTCCCGTACTCCACCTCGACGATCACCCTCTCCGAGCCCGGCGCCCCCGTGCCGCTCGCCCGGGCCGCGGCGAAGGAGCTGGCCGCCGCGGTCGGCGCCGCCCTGGACAACGTACGGAAGCATGCCGGGGAGGGTGCCCGGGCCTGGATCCTGGTCGAGGACGAGCCCGACTCCGTCGTCGTGACCGTGCGCGACGACGGGCCGGGCATCCCGGAGGGGCGGCTCGCGCAGGCCGAGGGCGAGGGCCGGCTCGGGGTGGCCCAGTCGATCCGCGGCCGGCTGCGCGACCTCGGCGGCGACGCCGAACTGATCTCTGTGCCCGGGCAGGGCACCGAGGTCGAACTGACGGTACCGAAGGACACCGGAACGGCATGGGGGAAGGCGGAGCGGCGATGA
- a CDS encoding endonuclease/exonuclease/phosphatase family protein: MATNPPLPTPRTDPDGSAVIRVLSYNIRSMRDDTAALARVITACAPDLVLIQEAPRFFRWRKKLSRLAAASGQVLLSGGATAAGPALLCSLRATVEHTEDVLLPLTPGQHRRGFATAVVRFGGARLGVLSCHLSLQKDERYEQSGLLLDRLAALDVPHAVAGGDLNERPTGRSFRRLATGLQDCWTTAPWGTEYTSTPTDPHQRIDAILATPGIEVLGCGVPTGLPGVTETDLRAATDHLPVLAALRIPAS, encoded by the coding sequence ATGGCGACCAACCCCCCGCTCCCGACCCCCCGCACGGACCCCGACGGTTCCGCCGTCATCCGAGTCCTCAGCTACAACATCCGCTCGATGCGCGACGACACCGCCGCCCTCGCCCGAGTCATCACTGCCTGCGCCCCCGACCTGGTCCTCATCCAGGAAGCCCCCCGCTTCTTCCGCTGGCGCAAGAAGCTCTCCCGCCTCGCAGCCGCCTCCGGCCAGGTACTCCTCTCCGGCGGAGCCACCGCCGCCGGCCCCGCCCTCCTGTGCTCCCTGCGCGCGACCGTCGAACACACCGAGGACGTCCTCCTCCCGCTCACCCCCGGCCAGCACCGCCGCGGCTTCGCGACGGCGGTCGTCCGCTTCGGGGGCGCCCGGCTCGGCGTACTGAGCTGTCACCTCAGCCTCCAGAAGGACGAGCGGTACGAGCAGTCAGGCCTGCTCCTCGACCGCCTCGCCGCGCTGGACGTACCGCACGCGGTCGCGGGCGGCGACCTCAACGAACGCCCCACCGGCCGCAGCTTCCGGCGCCTGGCCACCGGCCTCCAGGACTGCTGGACCACCGCCCCCTGGGGCACGGAGTACACCTCGACGCCCACCGACCCGCACCAGCGGATCGACGCGATCCTGGCCACGCCCGGCATCGAGGTCCTCGGCTGCGGGGTGCCGACGGGCCTTCCCGGCGTGACGGAGACAGACCTGAGGGCGGCCACGGACCATCTGCCGGTCCTGGCCGCCCTCAGAATCCCCGCGTCCTGA
- a CDS encoding ArsA family ATPase: MRTLLLTGPGGSGRTTLAAATALTAARDGTPTLVLSTDRSDTLGAALGTPTGPTPVPVPGTPHLTAWRPDAAEGFRADLTAFQDRAANVLDFLGASRLDPEEPSPLPGAEELALLRALRDAALSEAYGLLVVDLPPTPQALALLALPEELRRYLRRLLPAERQAARALRPVLGRLAGVPMPTEWLYEAAARWDVELAAVTAVVEDRDTVVRLVAEPGPAGTDAVRAATTGLALRGLRADVLLANRVLPEPSTDPWLASVTAQQRKTIDEWSEAAESPQSYALHQVPHLGHDPRGTDDLAALRAPAVNRTPAPVEWPVTDHLADDGVLVWHIPLPGAIRDELDLVRRGDELAVTVGPFRRIVPLPSALRRCTVAGAALRDGELRVRFAPDPDLWPQAR, translated from the coding sequence ATGCGCACCCTCCTCCTGACCGGTCCCGGCGGCTCGGGCCGTACCACCCTCGCCGCGGCCACCGCACTGACCGCGGCGCGCGACGGCACCCCCACCCTCGTCCTCAGCACCGACCGCTCCGACACCCTCGGCGCCGCCCTCGGCACCCCCACGGGCCCCACCCCCGTACCCGTCCCGGGCACCCCGCACCTCACGGCCTGGCGCCCCGACGCCGCCGAAGGCTTCCGCGCCGACCTCACCGCCTTCCAGGACCGCGCCGCGAACGTCCTCGACTTCCTCGGCGCCTCCCGGCTCGACCCCGAGGAACCCAGCCCCCTCCCCGGCGCCGAGGAACTCGCCCTGCTGCGCGCCCTGCGCGACGCCGCGCTCTCGGAGGCGTACGGCCTCCTCGTCGTCGACCTCCCGCCCACCCCGCAGGCACTCGCCCTCCTCGCGCTGCCCGAGGAACTCCGCCGCTATCTGCGCCGCCTCCTCCCGGCCGAACGCCAGGCCGCCCGCGCCCTGCGCCCCGTGCTCGGCCGCCTCGCCGGCGTCCCGATGCCCACGGAGTGGCTGTACGAGGCCGCCGCCCGCTGGGACGTCGAACTGGCCGCCGTCACCGCGGTCGTCGAGGACCGGGACACCGTCGTACGGCTGGTCGCCGAGCCCGGCCCGGCCGGCACCGACGCCGTCCGCGCCGCCACCACCGGGCTCGCTCTGCGCGGCCTGCGCGCGGACGTGCTGCTCGCCAACCGCGTTCTGCCGGAGCCCTCGACCGACCCCTGGCTCGCCTCCGTCACCGCCCAGCAGCGCAAGACGATCGACGAATGGTCCGAGGCGGCCGAGTCACCGCAGTCCTACGCCCTCCACCAGGTCCCGCACCTCGGACACGACCCGCGCGGCACCGACGACCTGGCCGCCCTGCGCGCACCCGCCGTCAACCGGACCCCCGCCCCCGTCGAGTGGCCCGTCACCGATCACCTCGCCGACGACGGTGTGCTCGTCTGGCACATCCCGCTGCCCGGCGCGATACGCGACGAGCTCGACCTGGTCCGGCGCGGCGACGAACTCGCCGTTACCGTCGGCCCGTTCCGCCGTATCGTCCCGCTGCCCTCGGCACTGCGCCGCTGCACGGTGGCCGGCGCCGCCCTGCGCGACGGCGAGCTGAGGGTCCGTTTCGCGCCGGACCCGGATCTGTGGCCGCAGGCACGATGA
- a CDS encoding 6-phosphofructokinase, giving the protein MRVGVLTGGGDCPGLNAVIRAIVRKGVQEYEYDFVGFRDGWRGPLEGASVRLDIPAVRGILPRGGTILGSSRTNPLKQENGIARIRENLAAMEVDALIAIGGEDTLGVAARLTDEYGVPVVAVPKTIDNDLSATDYTFGFDTAVGIATEAIDRLHTTAESHMRVLVCEVMGRHAGWIALHSGLAGGANVILIPEQRFDTEQVCAWVTSRFSASYAPIVVVAEGAMPKDGDMVLKDQSLDSFGHVRLSGVGEWLAKEIEKRTGKEARTTVLGHVQRGGTPSAFDRWLATRFGLHAIEAVRDGDFGKMVALRGTDIVRVPIAEATAKLKTVDPKLYAEAGVFFG; this is encoded by the coding sequence ATGCGCGTCGGAGTACTGACCGGAGGCGGCGACTGCCCCGGGCTCAACGCCGTCATCCGGGCCATCGTCCGTAAGGGCGTACAGGAGTACGAGTACGACTTCGTAGGCTTCCGGGACGGCTGGCGGGGTCCGCTTGAGGGCGCGAGTGTGCGCCTCGACATCCCCGCAGTGCGCGGCATCCTCCCGCGCGGCGGCACCATCCTCGGCTCCTCGCGGACCAACCCCCTCAAGCAGGAGAACGGCATCGCCCGCATCCGGGAGAACCTCGCCGCGATGGAGGTCGACGCGCTCATCGCGATCGGCGGCGAGGACACCCTCGGCGTCGCGGCCCGCCTCACCGACGAGTACGGGGTGCCCGTCGTCGCCGTACCGAAGACGATCGACAACGACCTGTCCGCCACCGACTACACCTTCGGCTTCGACACCGCGGTCGGCATCGCGACGGAGGCGATCGACCGGCTGCACACCACCGCCGAGTCGCACATGCGTGTCCTCGTCTGCGAGGTGATGGGCCGCCACGCCGGCTGGATAGCCCTCCACTCCGGCCTCGCCGGCGGCGCGAACGTCATTCTCATCCCCGAACAGCGCTTCGACACCGAACAGGTGTGCGCCTGGGTGACCTCTCGGTTCAGTGCGTCGTACGCCCCGATCGTGGTCGTCGCGGAGGGCGCCATGCCCAAGGACGGCGACATGGTGCTGAAGGACCAGTCCCTCGACTCCTTCGGCCATGTGCGCCTGTCCGGCGTCGGCGAGTGGCTGGCCAAGGAGATCGAGAAGCGGACCGGCAAGGAGGCGCGCACCACGGTGCTGGGCCATGTCCAGCGCGGGGGCACACCCAGCGCCTTCGACCGCTGGCTCGCCACCCGTTTCGGCCTGCACGCCATCGAGGCGGTCCGCGACGGCGACTTCGGGAAGATGGTCGCCCTGCGCGGCACGGACATCGTCCGCGTCCCGATCGCGGAGGCCACGGCGAAACTCAAGACGGTCGACCCGAAGCTGTACGCGGAGGCCGGCGTCTTCTTCGGCTGA
- a CDS encoding SRPBCC family protein, with product MAEFTSSSITIEAAPNEVMAVIADFARYPDWTGEVKEAEVLKTDAQGRAEQVRLVMDAGAIKDDQTLGYTWTGEHEVSWTLVKSQMLRALDGSYILKAAGAGATEVTYQLTVDVKIPMLGMIKRKAEKVIIDRALAGLKKRVEEPK from the coding sequence ATGGCGGAATTCACCAGTTCGAGCATCACGATCGAGGCGGCACCGAACGAGGTGATGGCGGTGATCGCCGACTTCGCCCGTTACCCGGACTGGACCGGCGAGGTGAAGGAGGCGGAGGTCCTGAAGACCGACGCCCAGGGCCGCGCCGAGCAGGTCCGCCTGGTCATGGACGCCGGTGCGATCAAGGACGACCAGACCCTCGGCTACACCTGGACCGGCGAGCACGAGGTCTCGTGGACCCTGGTCAAGTCGCAGATGCTGCGGGCGCTGGACGGCTCGTACATCCTGAAGGCGGCGGGAGCCGGGGCGACCGAGGTCACCTACCAGCTGACCGTGGACGTCAAGATCCCGATGCTCGGCATGATCAAGCGCAAGGCGGAGAAGGTCATCATCGACCGGGCGCTGGCCGGGTTGAAGAAGCGGGTGGAGGAGCCCAAGTAG
- a CDS encoding trp operon leader peptide, which yields MTGPRAGSRTARCPWCMVRRMFAHSTLIQNWWWPAHSAAH from the coding sequence ATGACCGGTCCGCGCGCCGGTTCACGAACCGCCCGTTGCCCGTGGTGTATGGTCCGTCGCATGTTCGCGCACTCGACCCTGATCCAGAACTGGTGGTGGCCCGCTCACTCGGCGGCCCACTGA
- a CDS encoding response regulator: MVVDDHPMWRDAVARDLAESGFDVVATAGDGEQAVRRARAVAPDVLVLDLNLPAKPGVQVCKELVGSNPALRVLVLSASGEHADVLEAVKSGATGYLLKSASTEELLDAVRRTAVGDPVFTPGLAGLVLGEYRRLASEPLPAAGADEPRAPELTDRETEVLRLVAKGLSYKQIAERLVISHRTVQNHVQNTLGKLQLHNRVELVRYAIQRGLDDE; the protein is encoded by the coding sequence ATGGTGGTGGACGACCACCCCATGTGGCGCGACGCGGTCGCCCGCGACCTGGCCGAGTCCGGGTTCGACGTGGTCGCCACGGCGGGCGACGGCGAGCAGGCCGTGCGCCGCGCCCGCGCCGTCGCACCGGACGTCCTCGTGCTGGACCTGAACCTGCCCGCCAAACCCGGCGTCCAGGTCTGCAAGGAACTGGTCGGGTCCAACCCGGCCCTGCGCGTCCTGGTCCTCTCGGCGAGCGGTGAGCACGCCGACGTACTGGAGGCGGTGAAGTCGGGCGCGACCGGCTATCTGCTGAAGTCGGCCTCGACGGAGGAACTGCTGGACGCGGTGCGCCGTACGGCGGTCGGCGACCCGGTGTTCACCCCGGGCCTGGCCGGTCTGGTCCTCGGCGAGTACCGCCGGCTGGCCTCCGAGCCGCTCCCGGCCGCGGGTGCCGACGAGCCCAGGGCCCCGGAGCTCACCGACCGCGAGACGGAGGTGTTGCGACTGGTGGCCAAGGGCCTCAGCTACAAGCAGATCGCCGAACGCCTGGTCATCTCCCACCGCACGGTCCAGAACCACGTCCAGAACACCCTGGGCAAGCTGCAGCTGCACAACCGGGTGGAACTGGTGCGGTACGCGATCCAGCGCGGCCTGGACGACGAGTGA
- a CDS encoding ROK family glucokinase encodes MGLTIGVDIGGTKIAAGVVDEEGNILSTHKVPTPGTPEGIVDAIAAAVEGARAGHEIVGVGIGAAGYVNRQRSTVYFAPNIDWREEPLKDKVETRVGLPVVVENDANAAAWGEYKFGAGKGHRNVICITLGTGLGGGIIIGNKLRRGHFGVAAEFGHIRVVPDGLLCGCGSQGCWEQYASGRALVRYAKQRANATPEHAELLLSLGDGTPDGIEGKHISMAARQGDAVAVDSYRELARWAGSGLADLASLFDPSAFIVGGGLSDEGELVLDPIRKSYKRWLVGGNWRPVADVIAAQLGNKAGMVGAADLAREPDPIM; translated from the coding sequence ATGGGACTCACCATCGGCGTCGATATCGGCGGCACGAAGATCGCGGCCGGCGTGGTCGACGAGGAAGGCAACATCCTCTCGACCCACAAGGTGCCGACCCCGGGCACACCCGAGGGCATCGTGGACGCCATCGCCGCCGCCGTCGAGGGCGCGCGCGCCGGGCACGAGATCGTGGGCGTCGGCATCGGCGCGGCCGGATACGTGAACCGTCAGCGATCCACGGTCTACTTCGCGCCCAACATCGACTGGCGCGAGGAACCGCTGAAGGACAAGGTCGAGACCCGCGTGGGCCTGCCGGTCGTCGTCGAGAACGACGCGAACGCGGCGGCGTGGGGCGAGTACAAGTTCGGCGCGGGCAAGGGCCACCGCAACGTCATCTGCATCACCCTGGGAACCGGCCTCGGCGGCGGCATCATCATCGGCAACAAGCTGCGCCGCGGCCACTTCGGCGTGGCCGCCGAGTTCGGCCACATCCGCGTGGTCCCCGACGGACTGCTCTGCGGCTGCGGCAGCCAGGGCTGCTGGGAGCAGTACGCGTCCGGGCGCGCCCTCGTCCGGTACGCGAAGCAGCGTGCCAACGCGACCCCCGAGCACGCCGAGCTGCTTCTCTCCCTCGGCGACGGCACCCCCGACGGCATCGAGGGCAAGCACATCTCGATGGCCGCGAGGCAGGGCGACGCGGTCGCCGTCGACTCGTACCGCGAACTGGCCCGCTGGGCCGGCTCCGGCCTCGCCGACCTGGCCTCCCTCTTCGACCCCTCCGCCTTCATCGTCGGCGGCGGCCTCTCGGACGAGGGCGAACTGGTCCTCGACCCCATCCGCAAGTCCTACAAGCGCTGGCTGGTGGGCGGCAACTGGCGCCCGGTCGCCGACGTCATCGCCGCCCAACTGGGCAACAAGGCAGGCATGGTGGGCGCGGCGGACCTGGCGAGAGAACCCGACCCGATCATGTAG
- a CDS encoding lysophospholipid acyltransferase family protein, whose amino-acid sequence MKVSVGVPLKVAFRPWVEGLENVPADGPAILASNHLSFSDSFFLPAVLDRKVTFIAKAEYFTTPGLKGRMTAAFFKGVGQLPVDRSGARGAGEAAIRSGVEVIERGELFGIYPEGTRSPDGRLYRGKPGGLARVALATGAPVVPVAMIDTEKIQPPGKVMPKLMRPGIRIGEPLDFSRYQGMEHDRFVLRAVTDEVMYEIMKLSGQEYVDIYASAAKRQLAEAAKAEKLAEKQAQKALEKERSGTK is encoded by the coding sequence ATGAAGGTTTCCGTCGGGGTCCCGCTGAAGGTCGCCTTCAGGCCCTGGGTCGAAGGCCTGGAGAACGTTCCGGCCGACGGCCCGGCGATCCTGGCGAGCAACCACCTGTCCTTCTCCGACTCGTTCTTCCTCCCCGCCGTCCTCGACCGCAAGGTCACCTTCATCGCGAAGGCCGAGTACTTCACGACGCCCGGTCTCAAGGGCCGGATGACCGCCGCCTTCTTCAAGGGTGTCGGCCAGCTCCCGGTGGATCGCTCCGGTGCACGCGGCGCCGGTGAGGCCGCGATCAGGAGCGGTGTCGAAGTCATCGAGCGCGGTGAGCTGTTCGGCATCTATCCGGAGGGCACGCGCTCGCCCGACGGCCGCCTCTACCGGGGCAAGCCCGGCGGCCTCGCGCGCGTGGCGCTGGCCACCGGGGCGCCGGTCGTCCCCGTGGCGATGATCGACACCGAGAAGATCCAGCCGCCGGGCAAGGTGATGCCCAAGCTGATGCGCCCCGGCATCCGCATCGGCGAGCCGCTCGACTTCAGCCGCTACCAGGGCATGGAGCACGACCGTTTCGTGCTCCGGGCCGTGACCGACGAGGTCATGTACGAAATCATGAAGCTCTCCGGCCAGGAGTACGTCGACATCTACGCGTCGGCCGCCAAGCGCCAGCTCGCGGAAGCGGCGAAGGCGGAGAAACTGGCGGAGAAGCAGGCTCAGAAGGCCCTGGAGAAGGAACGTTCGGGCACCAAGTAG
- a CDS encoding anthranilate synthase family protein, with amino-acid sequence MRLDRLLHDTRPFALLRRRTPGHDHHVVELLIGPVSTYDRLADIPDKGLALIPFRQIRERGFDVRDDGTPLAVLTPEETYELPLAEVLEQLPAHDVRVEGGGFDVGDEEYADIVGRVLREEIGRGEGANFVIRRTYEGEIPGFGRADALALFRRLLTGERGAYWTFVVHTGERTLVGASPEVHVRMSGGTVVMNPISGTYRYPAEGPTPEHLLSFLADGKEIEELSMVVDEELKMMCTVGDMGGVVVGPRLKEMAHLAHTEYELRGRSSLDVREVLRETMFAATVTGSPVQNACRVIERYEPLGRDGVGRGYYAGALALVGRDPGDGREGSAGAQTLDSPILIRTADIAPDGRLRVPVGATLVRGSDPAGEVAETHAKAAGVLAALGVVPGRPRETGVRPRLMDDPRVRAALDGRRAALAPFWLRMQEAAEKGAEPAGHALVVDAEDTFTAMLAHVLRSSGLEVTVRRYDEPGLREAVVRHEGPLVLGPGPGDPGDLADPRMRFLRELTAGALREHRHGVLGVCLGHELIAAELGLEIVRKEVPYQGAQTEIDLFGRTETVGFYNSFVAHCDDEASRELAAHRVEVSRSASGEVHALRGPGFAGVQFHPESVLSLNGSAVVRELMGRLRGAGTLG; translated from the coding sequence ATGCGACTCGACCGGCTCCTGCACGACACCCGCCCGTTCGCCCTGCTCCGCCGCCGCACCCCCGGCCACGACCACCATGTGGTCGAACTGCTGATCGGCCCGGTGAGCACGTACGACCGGCTCGCCGACATCCCCGACAAGGGTCTCGCCCTCATCCCCTTCCGCCAGATCCGCGAGCGCGGCTTCGACGTCCGCGACGACGGCACCCCGCTCGCGGTGCTCACGCCCGAGGAGACGTACGAACTCCCGCTGGCGGAGGTGCTGGAGCAGCTCCCCGCGCACGACGTGCGGGTCGAGGGCGGTGGGTTCGACGTCGGCGACGAGGAGTACGCGGACATCGTCGGGCGGGTGCTGCGGGAGGAGATCGGACGGGGCGAGGGGGCGAACTTCGTCATCCGGCGGACCTACGAGGGTGAGATCCCGGGGTTCGGACGCGCCGACGCCCTCGCGCTGTTCCGGCGGCTGCTGACCGGGGAGCGGGGCGCGTACTGGACGTTCGTCGTGCACACCGGGGAGCGGACCCTGGTGGGCGCCAGCCCCGAAGTACACGTCCGGATGTCCGGCGGGACAGTGGTGATGAACCCGATCAGCGGGACGTACCGCTATCCGGCCGAGGGGCCCACCCCCGAGCACCTGCTCTCCTTCCTCGCCGACGGCAAGGAGATCGAGGAGCTGTCGATGGTCGTCGACGAGGAGCTCAAGATGATGTGCACCGTCGGCGACATGGGCGGGGTCGTGGTGGGACCGCGGCTGAAGGAGATGGCCCATCTCGCTCACACGGAGTACGAGTTGCGGGGGCGGTCCTCGCTGGATGTGCGCGAGGTGTTGAGGGAGACCATGTTCGCGGCGACCGTCACCGGCTCGCCCGTGCAGAACGCCTGCCGGGTGATCGAGCGGTATGAGCCCCTCGGGCGGGACGGTGTCGGGCGCGGCTACTACGCGGGGGCGCTGGCACTGGTCGGGCGGGACCCGGGTGACGGGCGGGAAGGATCCGCCGGGGCGCAGACCCTCGACTCGCCGATCCTCATCCGGACCGCCGACATCGCGCCGGACGGACGGCTGCGGGTGCCGGTCGGCGCCACGCTGGTCCGCGGCTCGGACCCGGCGGGCGAGGTCGCCGAGACCCACGCCAAGGCGGCCGGGGTACTGGCGGCGCTGGGTGTCGTACCGGGCAGGCCACGGGAGACGGGCGTACGGCCGCGACTCATGGACGATCCGCGGGTGCGGGCGGCGCTGGACGGGCGGCGGGCCGCGCTGGCGCCGTTCTGGCTGCGGATGCAGGAGGCCGCCGAAAAGGGAGCGGAGCCGGCCGGGCACGCGCTGGTCGTCGACGCCGAGGACACCTTCACGGCGATGCTCGCGCACGTCCTGCGGTCGTCGGGCCTCGAGGTGACCGTGCGGCGCTACGACGAGCCGGGGCTGCGGGAGGCCGTCGTACGGCACGAGGGGCCGTTGGTGCTCGGGCCCGGCCCCGGTGACCCGGGCGACCTGGCCGACCCGAGGATGCGGTTCCTGCGCGAGCTGACCGCCGGGGCCCTGCGGGAGCACCGGCACGGCGTCCTCGGTGTCTGTCTCGGGCACGAGCTGATCGCGGCGGAGCTGGGGCTGGAGATCGTACGGAAGGAAGTGCCGTACCAGGGCGCGCAGACGGAGATCGATCTGTTCGGGCGGACGGAGACCGTCGGCTTCTACAACAGCTTCGTGGCGCACTGCGACGACGAGGCGTCCAGGGAGCTGGCGGCGCACCGGGTCGAGGTCAGCCGGAGTGCGAGCGGGGAGGTGCACGCGCTGCGGGGGCCCGGGTTCGCCGGTGTGCAGTTCCATCCGGAGTCGGTGCTGTCGCTGAACGGGTCCGCTGTCGTGAGGGAGTTGATGGGCCGGCTGCGGGGCGCGGGCACCCTCGGGTGA